In Spiroplasma chinense, a single window of DNA contains:
- the holA gene encoding DNA polymerase III subunit delta produces MFFIHSEDKFLIKKQLDKLIGMLNKENEYEVYSYSLIEDSIKEIYEEINTYSLFNSKKIIIISDCWFVNESKVKLHKDFDNSFIEKILANNNEDIEVFMTLNSEKFSKKLKIAKLVESNTKVMKLDSPNYDQRKQLICKKLEKNNISYDNQAIELFLNSIGSDLGVLDNEMSKLISLNKHITEELIKENVAKYSTFDVFEIATSFITNDLNKFLKGWESYIETNSNTFSFLALLSSQFTVLRNALVLKSMNYANAQIASTLGQNPYRVQKLLQENRLDIKGINGKIKALYELEKNIKEGVVDSRIIPEFELIKMFRK; encoded by the coding sequence ATGTTTTTTATACATTCAGAAGATAAATTTTTAATAAAAAAACAACTTGATAAACTAATTGGTATGTTAAATAAAGAAAATGAATATGAAGTATATTCTTACTCTTTAATTGAAGACTCAATTAAAGAGATTTATGAAGAAATAAATACATATTCTCTATTTAATTCAAAAAAAATCATCATAATAAGTGATTGTTGATTTGTAAATGAATCTAAAGTTAAGTTACACAAGGATTTTGACAATAGTTTTATTGAGAAAATCTTGGCAAATAACAATGAAGATATTGAAGTTTTTATGACCTTAAACTCTGAAAAGTTTTCAAAAAAACTTAAAATAGCAAAACTGGTAGAGTCAAATACCAAGGTTATGAAGTTAGATAGTCCAAATTATGATCAAAGAAAACAATTGATTTGTAAGAAATTAGAAAAAAACAATATTTCATATGATAATCAAGCTATTGAATTGTTTTTGAACAGTATTGGAAGTGATTTGGGGGTTTTAGACAATGAAATGTCTAAATTAATATCTTTAAATAAGCATATAACTGAAGAATTAATTAAAGAAAATGTTGCTAAATATAGTACTTTTGATGTTTTTGAAATAGCAACCTCTTTTATAACTAATGATTTAAACAAGTTTTTAAAAGGTTGAGAAAGTTATATCGAAACAAATTCAAATACATTCTCTTTTTTAGCCTTGTTATCAAGCCAATTTACAGTTCTTAGAAATGCATTGGTTTTAAAAAGCATGAATTATGCAAATGCACAAATAGCTTCAACTTTAGGACAAAACCCATATAGGGTGCAAAAATTGTTACAAGAAAATAGATTAGATATTAAAGGAATTAATGGTAAAATTAAAGCGTTATATGAATTAGAAAAAAACATTAAAGAAGGGGTTGTTGACTCAAGGATTATTCCTGAGTTTGAGCTAATAAAAATGTTTAGAAAATAA
- the rpsT gene encoding 30S ribosomal protein S20: MANIKSQEKRILTNEKSRLANKAFRSQVKTAIKKATAAKSEDAKDKSELINAAVSLIDKSVTKGVWKANKAAREKSRLMK, encoded by the coding sequence ATGGCAAATATTAAATCACAAGAAAAACGTATTTTAACTAATGAAAAATCACGTCTTGCTAACAAAGCTTTTAGAAGTCAAGTTAAAACTGCTATCAAAAAAGCTACTGCTGCAAAATCAGAAGATGCTAAAGATAAAAGCGAATTAATCAATGCTGCTGTTAGTTTAATTGATAAATCAGTTACTAAAGGTGTTTGAAAAGCAAACAAAGCTGCTAGAGAAAAATCAAGATTAATGAAATAA